In one Cellulomonas sp. JZ18 genomic region, the following are encoded:
- the ctaD gene encoding cytochrome c oxidase subunit I: MVAQAERIPGLAPRRQTLGRTVVRWITSTDHKTIGYMYLITSFVWFAIGGILALLIRAELFTPGMDLFQSKEQYNQAFTMHGTIMLLLFATPLFAGFANIVMPLQIGAPDVAFPRLNMFAYWLYLFGGLIAAGGFLTPQGAASFGWFAYTPLSSTVYSPGVGGDLWVFGLALTGFGTILGAVNFITTIVTMRAPGMTMFRMPIFTWNILITSLLVLMAFPPLAAALFALGADRRLDAQIFNPENGGALLWQHLFWFFGHPEVYIIALPFFGIVTEILPVFSRKPIFGYKGLVYATIAIAALSVTVWAHHMYVTGSVLLPFFSFMTMLIAVPTGVKFFNWIGTMWRGKLTFETPMLWSIGFLVTFLFGGLTGIILSSPALDFHLSDTYFVVAHFHYVVFGTVVFAMFAGFYFWWPKFTGRMLDERLGKIHFWLLFIGFHMTFLVQHWLGVVGMPRRYADYSPADGFTWMNQLSTVGSVILAASTLPFLWNVYVTWRRAPLVAVDDPWGYGGSLEWATSCPPPRHNFTSLPRIRSERPAFDLHHPEVAAMDQVEPADPGPLDWTSERTGQREQAEQRVASGSGEEQKSSATVVEDSIEDVQDRQEDER; encoded by the coding sequence ATGGTCGCCCAGGCAGAGCGGATCCCGGGTCTGGCGCCGCGCCGTCAGACGCTCGGCCGCACGGTCGTCCGGTGGATCACCTCCACCGACCACAAGACGATCGGCTACATGTACCTGATCACGTCGTTCGTGTGGTTCGCGATCGGCGGGATCCTGGCGCTGCTCATCCGCGCCGAGCTGTTCACGCCGGGCATGGACCTGTTCCAGTCCAAGGAGCAGTACAACCAGGCGTTCACGATGCACGGCACGATCATGCTGCTGCTGTTCGCGACGCCCCTGTTCGCCGGCTTCGCCAACATCGTCATGCCGCTGCAGATCGGTGCGCCCGACGTGGCGTTCCCGCGGCTCAACATGTTCGCGTACTGGCTGTACCTCTTCGGCGGCCTCATCGCCGCCGGCGGCTTCCTCACCCCGCAGGGTGCGGCGTCGTTCGGGTGGTTCGCCTACACGCCGCTCTCGAGCACGGTGTACTCACCGGGCGTCGGGGGCGACCTCTGGGTGTTCGGCCTCGCGCTGACCGGTTTCGGCACGATCCTCGGTGCCGTCAACTTCATCACCACGATCGTCACGATGCGCGCGCCCGGCATGACGATGTTCCGGATGCCGATCTTCACCTGGAACATCCTCATCACGTCGCTGCTCGTGCTGATGGCGTTCCCGCCGCTGGCCGCCGCGCTGTTCGCGCTCGGTGCGGACCGGCGCCTCGACGCGCAGATCTTCAACCCGGAGAACGGTGGCGCCCTGCTGTGGCAGCACCTGTTCTGGTTCTTCGGGCACCCCGAGGTGTACATCATCGCGCTGCCGTTCTTCGGCATCGTGACCGAGATCCTGCCGGTGTTCAGCCGCAAGCCGATCTTCGGCTACAAGGGCCTCGTCTACGCGACCATCGCGATCGCGGCGCTGTCCGTCACGGTGTGGGCGCACCACATGTACGTCACGGGCTCGGTCCTGCTGCCGTTCTTCTCGTTCATGACGATGCTCATCGCGGTGCCGACCGGTGTGAAGTTCTTCAACTGGATCGGCACGATGTGGCGCGGCAAGCTCACGTTCGAGACGCCGATGCTGTGGTCGATCGGGTTCCTCGTCACGTTCCTCTTCGGCGGTCTGACCGGGATCATCCTGTCCAGCCCGGCGCTCGACTTCCACCTGTCCGACACCTACTTCGTGGTGGCGCACTTCCACTACGTGGTGTTCGGGACGGTCGTCTTCGCGATGTTCGCCGGCTTCTACTTCTGGTGGCCGAAGTTCACCGGGCGGATGCTCGACGAGCGCCTGGGCAAGATCCACTTCTGGCTGCTGTTCATCGGCTTCCACATGACCTTCCTGGTCCAGCACTGGCTGGGTGTGGTCGGCATGCCGCGCCGGTACGCGGACTACTCGCCGGCGGACGGCTTCACGTGGATGAACCAGCTGTCGACGGTGGGCTCGGTGATCCTCGCGGCCTCGACGCTGCCGTTCCTCTGGAACGTGTACGTGACGTGGCGTCGCGCGCCGCTCGTGGCCGTCGACGACCCGTGGGGCTACGGGGGCTCCCTCGAGTGGGCCACCAGCTGCCCGCCCCCGCGGCACAACTTCACGTCCCTGCCGCGCATCCGCTCCGAGCGCCCGGCGTTCGACCTGCACCACCCCGAGGTGGCTGCGATGGACCAGGTCGAGCCGGCCGATCCCGGGCCGCTCGACTGGACGTCGGAGCGCACGGGGCAGCGTGAGCAGGCGGAGCAGCGGGTCGCCAGCGGCAGCGGCGAGGAGCAGAAGTCCTCGGCCACGGTCGTCGAGGACAGCATCGAGGACGTGCAGGACCGGCAGGAGGACGAGCGATGA
- a CDS encoding cytochrome c oxidase subunit 4 has translation MKFEARLFLYGIMFFIPVGLIYAFWSGGEAVGTVGIPLVGGLVGMIGGYFALLARRIDARPEDDELGEIEQGAGNQGVFSPWSWWPLVIGLAASVAFLSMAVGWWLMAPALLLGAIGLVGWVFEFSRGQHAH, from the coding sequence ATGAAGTTCGAGGCGCGGCTCTTCCTCTACGGGATCATGTTCTTCATCCCGGTCGGCCTGATCTACGCGTTCTGGAGCGGCGGGGAGGCCGTCGGCACCGTCGGCATCCCGCTCGTGGGTGGGCTCGTCGGCATGATCGGCGGCTACTTCGCCCTGCTGGCGCGGCGCATCGACGCCCGTCCCGAGGACGACGAGCTGGGTGAGATCGAGCAGGGCGCCGGCAACCAGGGCGTGTTCAGCCCGTGGTCGTGGTGGCCCCTGGTGATCGGTCTCGCGGCCTCGGTCGCGTTCCTCTCGATGGCGGTCGGCTGGTGGCTCATGGCCCCGGCCCTGCTGCTCGGGGCGATCGGCCTCGTCGGCTGGGTGTTCGAGTTCTCGCGGGGGCAGCACGCCCACTGA
- a CDS encoding GNAT family N-acetyltransferase translates to MPGSSPPWSVRRASPDDAAACAAVHHASWVETYATLLPAGHWRSDTQERRTATWRRWLAGDGVVPVVESGARIVGLAFAAASRHVGEHQPVRVREVYLLYVLASYHGTGAGQALLDVVVPPHEPGQLWVAESNPRARRFYERNGFVPDGARTVDEQLGLAVVRHVR, encoded by the coding sequence GTGCCCGGCTCGTCGCCCCCGTGGTCCGTCCGTCGCGCGTCCCCGGACGACGCCGCCGCCTGTGCGGCCGTCCACCACGCGTCGTGGGTGGAGACGTACGCGACGCTGCTGCCGGCCGGCCACTGGCGGTCGGACACGCAGGAGCGCCGCACGGCGACCTGGCGTCGCTGGCTCGCAGGCGACGGGGTCGTGCCCGTGGTGGAGTCGGGGGCCCGGATCGTCGGGCTCGCCTTCGCGGCCGCGAGCCGGCACGTGGGGGAGCACCAGCCGGTGCGGGTCCGGGAGGTGTACCTCCTGTACGTCCTCGCGTCGTACCACGGGACCGGCGCGGGTCAGGCACTGCTGGACGTGGTCGTCCCGCCGCACGAGCCCGGCCAGCTGTGGGTCGCCGAGAGCAACCCCCGGGCGCGGCGCTTCTACGAGCGCAACGGGTTCGTCCCCGACGGGGCCCGGACCGTCGACGAGCAGCTCGGCCTCGCCGTCGTGCGGCACGTCCGGTGA
- a CDS encoding ubiquinol-cytochrome c reductase cytochrome b subunit, with amino-acid sequence MSTTTTAPSRGARAAAGTADYLDQRTGIGTAVKEFARKIFPDHWSFLLGEIALYSFITLLISGVFLTMFFVPSMTEVHYHGPWPALDGVEMSEAFASTLRLSFEVSGGLLMRQIHHWAALIFVASIVTHMMRVFFTGAFRKPREINWLVGFILLILSLAAGFSGYSLPDDVLSGNGLRITDGVVRSIPIIGSYLSYFIFGGEFPGHDIIPRLFTVHILLVPGLILALIALHLFFVVLHKHTQYPGSGRTNANVVGYPLFPIYVAKAGGYFFIVFGVIALMGATMSINPVWNYGPYDPSPVSAGAQPDWYMLFLEGSLRLMPGGGTEFVIGGDNGFTVSLNVLVPAVVVPGVLFMLLALYPFVEAWATGDKREHHVLDRPRNRPFRTAFGSALLMAFFILVLAGSNDLIATHFHLSINDITWVFRILFFVGPWATFVITKRICLALQRKDRELVLHGHETGQIVRFASGEYIEVHKPLDAHERWLRVQHDPVRPLEIEPAEDSRGVRRPGYRKDRMRQRISRMFYEDRVEPVTPAELEAAHAHGGNHDSLGSVHQEHAQVGAAAPAGEPAPTGGGTRLVAPVDETGDDARKK; translated from the coding sequence ATGAGCACCACCACCACCGCGCCCTCGCGCGGCGCCCGCGCCGCCGCAGGGACCGCGGACTACCTGGACCAGCGGACCGGCATCGGCACCGCGGTCAAGGAGTTCGCGCGCAAGATCTTCCCCGACCACTGGTCGTTCCTGCTGGGCGAGATCGCCCTGTACAGCTTCATCACGCTGCTCATCTCGGGCGTGTTCCTGACGATGTTCTTCGTCCCGAGCATGACCGAGGTGCACTACCACGGCCCGTGGCCGGCGCTGGACGGCGTCGAGATGTCGGAGGCCTTCGCCTCCACGCTGCGGCTCTCCTTCGAGGTCAGCGGCGGTCTGCTCATGCGGCAGATCCACCACTGGGCGGCCCTGATCTTCGTCGCGTCGATCGTGACGCACATGATGCGCGTGTTCTTCACGGGCGCGTTCCGCAAGCCGCGCGAGATCAACTGGCTGGTCGGGTTCATCCTCCTGATCCTCAGCCTCGCCGCCGGCTTCTCGGGCTACTCGCTCCCGGACGACGTGCTCTCCGGCAACGGCCTGCGCATCACCGACGGCGTCGTCCGCTCGATCCCGATCATCGGCAGCTACCTGTCGTACTTCATCTTCGGCGGCGAGTTCCCGGGCCACGACATCATCCCGCGCCTGTTCACCGTGCACATCCTGCTCGTGCCCGGCCTGATCCTCGCGCTCATCGCCCTGCACCTGTTCTTCGTGGTGCTGCACAAGCACACGCAGTACCCGGGCTCGGGGCGCACGAACGCGAACGTCGTCGGGTACCCGCTGTTCCCGATCTACGTCGCGAAGGCCGGCGGCTACTTCTTCATCGTGTTCGGCGTGATCGCGCTCATGGGCGCCACGATGTCGATCAACCCGGTCTGGAACTACGGGCCGTACGACCCCTCCCCCGTGTCCGCCGGCGCCCAGCCGGACTGGTACATGCTCTTCCTCGAGGGATCGCTGCGTCTCATGCCCGGCGGCGGCACGGAGTTCGTCATCGGGGGCGACAACGGGTTCACCGTCTCGCTCAACGTGCTCGTGCCCGCGGTGGTCGTGCCCGGCGTGCTGTTCATGCTGCTGGCGCTCTACCCGTTCGTCGAGGCGTGGGCGACCGGCGACAAGCGTGAGCACCACGTGCTGGACCGTCCGCGCAACCGGCCGTTCCGCACCGCGTTCGGCTCCGCGCTGCTCATGGCGTTCTTCATCCTGGTGCTCGCCGGGTCGAACGACCTCATCGCCACGCACTTCCACCTGTCGATCAACGACATCACGTGGGTGTTCCGGATCCTGTTCTTCGTGGGTCCGTGGGCGACGTTCGTCATCACGAAGCGCATCTGCCTCGCGCTGCAGCGCAAGGACCGCGAGCTCGTGCTGCACGGGCACGAGACCGGTCAGATCGTGCGCTTCGCGTCCGGCGAGTACATCGAGGTGCACAAGCCCCTCGACGCGCACGAGCGGTGGCTGCGGGTCCAGCACGACCCGGTGCGTCCGCTGGAGATCGAGCCGGCGGAGGACTCGCGCGGTGTGCGCCGGCCCGGTTACCGCAAGGACCGCATGCGGCAGCGGATCTCGCGGATGTTCTACGAGGACCGCGTGGAGCCGGTGACGCCGGCCGAGCTGGAGGCGGCGCACGCCCACGGCGGCAACCACGACTCCCTCGGCTCGGTGCACCAGGAGCACGCCCAGGTGGGTGCCGCGGCACCCGCCGGGGAGCCGGCCCCGACCGGTGGCGGTACGCGCCTGGTCGCGCCGGTGGACGAGACGGGCGACGACGCGCGGAAGAAGTGA